From the Candidatus Omnitrophota bacterium genome, the window ATGGCAGAATCCGTCGCAGAAGGCATTGAGAAAGAAGGATTAGAAACAGTTATCAAGGAGATAAAAGATGTAAAGGCGGATGAATTACTGCAGTATGAAGCCATAGCCATAGGTTCGCCTACCTATTATGGGACAATGGCTTATGAAATTAAAAGGCTTTTGGATGAATCGGTCAAATTTCACGGAAAACTTGACGGCAGAGTCGGGGCGGCATTTTCTTCTTCTGCTAATATCGGCGGCGGCAATGAAACCACTGTTTTAGATATCTTGAAGGCCATGCTTATTCATGGTATGATTATTCAAGGTGACCCGCAGGGAGACCACTACGGCGCAGTAGCCATTGACGCACCGGATACGCGCTCCACCAAGCAATGCCTGAGATTAGGCGTAAGAGTAGCAAAATTAGTGAAGAGATTAAAATGAATACAATAATTTTTGTCACCGCTAGCCATAAGAAAGAGGCGGAAAAAATCGCTTCAGCGCTAATTAAGGCAAAGTTGGCTGCCTGCGTCAATATCATCCAGGGTGTGCATTCTTTGTTCCGGTGGCGGGGGAAAATAGATCGGGCCAGAGAAATACTTTTAATAATTAAGACCAGGAAAACGCTCCTGTCTTGGGTGATAAAAAAGGTGAAGTCCCTGCACAGCTATAGCGTGCCGGAAGTTATTGCCTTACCCATTATCGCCGGAAATAAAGAATACCTGAAGTGGCTAAATGATTCTACCAGATAATTCCTTAACTTATATAGGCGCTTTTTTAGGCGGCTTGGGTTTAAGTTTTTCGCCCTGCGTTTACCCTTTGGTGCCGGTGACCCTGGGTTTTATCGGAGTTGAGGCGGGCTCTTCGCGCCTGCGGGGGTTCATCTTTAGCCTGGTCTATGTATCGGGCATTGCGGTCACCTATTCTATATTAGGGCTCGTTGCCTCCCTTAGCGCAGGATTATTCGGCAGGATTTCTACCCATCCTGTTTCGTTCCTGATTATAGGCAATGCCTGTATTATCTCCGGCTTATCTTTTTTTGACGTCATCCATATCAATTTCTCCGGGATTCGCCTGCAGCATAAAATAAAAATGACAGGCGGTATCCTTTCTGTTTTTCTTCTTGGCCTTACTTCTGGGTTGGTGATTAGCCCCTGCACAGCGCCTGCCTTAGGCACAATATTGCTTTATGTGGCCACCAGGCAAAATATATTTTATGGCGCCAGCCTTTTATTCGTCTTTGCTTACGGCATGGGTTTTCTCTTGATCCTAACCGGGACCTTCAGCTCTATTTTTATGAACCTCTCCAAATCCCATGCCTGGCTTAAGGTGGTGAAGAAACTCTCTGGCTTTATCATGCTGGGAATCGGAGAATATTTCCTGATTATGGCCGGGAGGCTGATGTGGTAAAAAAACCGCTTTTGTTTATCTTCTGCCTGATATTAATGCAGAATTTTTCTTATGCCGCAGCAGTCCCCCCTAAACCTAAGACTAGTGAATTGGCGCCTGCGCCTGACTTTATGCTTTTGGATTTAGAGGGTAAAGAGATTTCTCTTGCCGCCTTAAAGGGTAAACCCATAATATTGTTTTTCTGGACGACCTGGTGCCCTTACTGCCGGGGCGAGCTCAAAGAACTAAACGATAAACAGGCAGAGATATCCCGGAATGATACGCAGGTATTGGCGATAAATATAGAGGAGCCCGCCGAGAAGGTAGGGAGGTTCATGAATAACCGGCTGGTATTTTATAAGGTTCTTTTAGATAAAGAGGCCTCCGTTGCCAATAGTTATAGCGTAATAGGAGTGCCTACTTATGTCTACATTAATAAAGCAGGCTACATTGCCTCTTCCAGCAATTATTTCTCGCATAGTAAGTATGAGGATATCGCCTTAAAATGACACCGCAATACCCCAACCCATTATTATTAGATTTATACGAATTGACTATGGCCCAGAGTTATTTTATTTACCGAAGGGCCACCCTGGCTACCTTTGATTTGTTTGTCAGAGAGCTCCCTAAGAACCGCGCGTATCTGGTTGCCTGCGGCCTGGAAGATGTTTTGAATTATATAAGAAATTTAAGGTTCAGCAAAGAGGACCTGGAATATTTAAAGGGCCGTAAGATTTTTTCGAAGGATTTTCTGCGTTATTTAAGCCGTTTTAGATTTAAGGGCGATATCTGGGCAATGCCCGAAGGGAGTATATTTTTTGCCAATGAGCCGGTTATACGCGTTACGGCTTCGATCATCGAAGCCCAGATTATCGAGAGTTTCCTGCTCAATACCATAAACTTACAGACGATGATTGCCAGTAAGGCCTCGCGCGTGGTCTTAGCGGCTAAGGGCAGGGGTGTTTATGATTTTTCTTTAAGAAGGACGCATGGTTCTGACGCCGGGATCAAGGTAGGACGCGCTTCTTTTATCGCCGGCTTCAGCGGGACCTCTTGCGTATTGGCAGGAAAATTATACCGGATACCCCTTATAGGCACTATGGCGCATTCCTACGTGATGTCTTTTAAACATGAGCTGGATAGTTTTCTCGCTTATGCTAATACCTTCCCTGGGAAGACGACCCTGATTGTGGATACTTATAATACAAAGAAGGGTATTGAGAATGCCGTCAGGATAGGCCTCTACCTTAAAGCAATAGGGCATAAAATGCAGGGTATCCGGCTGGATAGCGGAGATATCGTAAGTCTATCTAAATTAGCCAGGAAGATGTTAAATCAGGCGGCTTTAAGTTATGTAAAGATTTTTGCCAGCGGCAATCTGGATGAGTTCAGGATAAAAAACCTGTTGGATGAGGGTGTTTTGGCGGATAGTTTCGGCGTAGGGACGAATATGGGTGTTAGCATTGACGCGCCCTGCCTGGATGTAGTTTATAAAATAAGCGAGGTTACCGGCGAAAATGGTAAATTCTTACCTACGATGAAATTAAGCCGAGGGAAAATTACTTATCCGTCGAGAAAACAGGTTTTTCGGGTCCTGGGCGCAAGAGGCGACTTTATAAAAGACATCCTGGGTTTAGATAAGGAAAAA encodes:
- a CDS encoding cytochrome c biogenesis protein CcdA, whose translation is MILPDNSLTYIGAFLGGLGLSFSPCVYPLVPVTLGFIGVEAGSSRLRGFIFSLVYVSGIAVTYSILGLVASLSAGLFGRISTHPVSFLIIGNACIISGLSFFDVIHINFSGIRLQHKIKMTGGILSVFLLGLTSGLVISPCTAPALGTILLYVATRQNIFYGASLLFVFAYGMGFLLILTGTFSSIFMNLSKSHAWLKVVKKLSGFIMLGIGEYFLIMAGRLMW
- a CDS encoding TlpA disulfide reductase family protein, which produces MVKKPLLFIFCLILMQNFSYAAAVPPKPKTSELAPAPDFMLLDLEGKEISLAALKGKPIILFFWTTWCPYCRGELKELNDKQAEISRNDTQVLAINIEEPAEKVGRFMNNRLVFYKVLLDKEASVANSYSVIGVPTYVYINKAGYIASSSNYFSHSKYEDIALK
- a CDS encoding flavodoxin domain-containing protein, with product MARALVIYYSRSGNTKKMAESVAEGIEKEGLETVIKEIKDVKADELLQYEAIAIGSPTYYGTMAYEIKRLLDESVKFHGKLDGRVGAAFSSSANIGGGNETTVLDILKAMLIHGMIIQGDPQGDHYGAVAIDAPDTRSTKQCLRLGVRVAKLVKRLK
- a CDS encoding nicotinate phosphoribosyltransferase is translated as MTPQYPNPLLLDLYELTMAQSYFIYRRATLATFDLFVRELPKNRAYLVACGLEDVLNYIRNLRFSKEDLEYLKGRKIFSKDFLRYLSRFRFKGDIWAMPEGSIFFANEPVIRVTASIIEAQIIESFLLNTINLQTMIASKASRVVLAAKGRGVYDFSLRRTHGSDAGIKVGRASFIAGFSGTSCVLAGKLYRIPLIGTMAHSYVMSFKHELDSFLAYANTFPGKTTLIVDTYNTKKGIENAVRIGLYLKAIGHKMQGIRLDSGDIVSLSKLARKMLNQAALSYVKIFASGNLDEFRIKNLLDEGVLADSFGVGTNMGVSIDAPCLDVVYKISEVTGENGKFLPTMKLSRGKITYPSRKQVFRVLGARGDFIKDILGLDKEKIRGRPLLIKVVEKGRIIYKMPSLEKVRAFVRDSLSKITRDLKDIYFKVEYPVLISPQLKKIRHSLSSQLRRRQ
- a CDS encoding divalent-cation tolerance protein CutA, whose translation is MNTIIFVTASHKKEAEKIASALIKAKLAACVNIIQGVHSLFRWRGKIDRAREILLIIKTRKTLLSWVIKKVKSLHSYSVPEVIALPIIAGNKEYLKWLNDSTR